The following are encoded together in the Desulfobacteraceae bacterium genome:
- the eno gene encoding phosphopyruvate hydratase: protein MTEIIEVSAREILDSRGNPTVEVDIDLACGATGRAAVPSGASTGTREALELRDIDAPRYGGKGVAQAVDNVMETIAPAIRGLDAADQAALDRAMIDLDGTPNKAKLGANAILGVSMAAARAAAAAYGLPLFRYLGGINGRELPMPMMNIINGGAHAANNLDIQEFMIVPVGAKSITEAVRMGAETFHALKKLLKAKGLATSVGDEGGFAPDLASNEAALKFILEAVDAAGYVPGSDIGIALDAAASEFFKDDRYRLASEDKALTAAEMIDYYEDLIDRYPILSVEDGLAEQDWENWAVMTERLGAGVQIVGDDIFVTNPQILARGIEEGVGNAILIKLNQIGTVTETLDAIAMAAHAGYTTVISHRSGETEDTFISDLVVAVNGGQIKTGSLSRTDRVAKYNQLIRIEEALGPAARFADGIFVTE from the coding sequence ATGACTGAAATCATCGAGGTGAGTGCGCGGGAGATCCTGGATTCGCGGGGAAATCCGACCGTCGAGGTGGATATCGACCTGGCCTGCGGCGCCACCGGCCGGGCGGCCGTGCCCTCGGGGGCCTCCACCGGCACCCGGGAGGCCCTGGAATTGCGCGACATCGACGCCCCGCGCTACGGCGGCAAGGGCGTCGCCCAGGCCGTGGACAACGTCATGGAGACCATCGCACCCGCCATCCGGGGGCTTGACGCCGCCGACCAGGCGGCCCTCGACCGGGCGATGATCGACCTCGACGGCACCCCCAACAAGGCCAAGCTGGGCGCCAACGCCATCCTGGGCGTTTCCATGGCGGCCGCCCGGGCGGCCGCCGCCGCCTACGGCCTGCCCCTTTTCCGCTACCTGGGGGGCATCAACGGCCGTGAACTGCCGATGCCGATGATGAACATCATCAACGGCGGGGCCCACGCCGCCAACAACCTCGACATCCAGGAGTTCATGATCGTGCCGGTGGGCGCCAAGTCCATCACCGAGGCGGTGCGCATGGGCGCCGAGACCTTTCATGCCCTCAAAAAACTGCTCAAGGCCAAGGGCCTGGCGACATCCGTGGGCGACGAGGGCGGGTTCGCGCCGGATCTGGCATCCAACGAGGCCGCCCTGAAGTTCATCTTGGAGGCCGTCGATGCGGCCGGCTACGTGCCCGGCAGCGATATTGGAATCGCCCTGGACGCGGCCGCCAGCGAGTTTTTCAAAGACGACCGCTACCGTCTGGCATCCGAGGACAAGGCCCTGACCGCCGCTGAGATGATCGACTACTACGAGGACCTCATCGACCGCTATCCGATCCTCTCCGTGGAAGACGGGCTGGCCGAGCAGGACTGGGAAAATTGGGCCGTGATGACCGAACGCCTGGGGGCCGGCGTGCAGATCGTGGGTGACGACATTTTTGTCACCAACCCCCAGATCCTGGCGCGGGGCATCGAAGAGGGGGTCGGCAACGCCATCCTGATCAAACTCAACCAGATCGGGACCGTCACCGAAACCCTGGATGCCATCGCCATGGCCGCCCATGCCGGCTACACCACCGTGATCTCTCACCGCTCGGGGGAAACCGAGGACACCTTCATCTCGGATCTGGTGGTGGCGGTCAACGGCGGGCAGATCAAAACCGGCTCCCTGTCGCGCACCGACCGGGTAGCCAAATACAACCAACTCATCCGCATTGAAGAGGCCCTGGGGCCCGCCGCCCGCTTTGCCGACGGTATTTTCGTGACGGAATAG
- the floA gene encoding flotillin-like protein FloA (flotillin-like protein involved in membrane lipid rafts) — protein sequence MIGFETGIAGGVILLVAILAVLGFVLYLVPVPLWIAAWASGAYVGLMTLVGMRFRRVPPSIVVTGRISAAKAGLPLPINDLEAHYLAGGDVVRVVTALISADKANIPLPFNRAAAIDLAGRDIVEAVKMSVTPKVIETPKIAAVAKDGIQLIAVSRVTVRTNLDRLVGGAGEETIIARVGEGMVSTIGSAATHKDVLENPDHISKHILAKGLDSGTAYEILSIDIADVDVGENIGAKLQIDQANADKQIAQAKAEERRAMAVALEQEMRARVVEAEAEVPRAMAEAFRQGNLGIMDYYKMKNVQADTAMRDAIAGTDEKPDRTPKK from the coding sequence ATGATAGGATTCGAGACGGGTATCGCCGGCGGTGTTATTTTGTTGGTGGCGATTCTGGCGGTCTTGGGCTTTGTCCTTTACCTGGTTCCCGTCCCGCTTTGGATCGCCGCCTGGGCATCGGGTGCCTATGTGGGACTTATGACCCTCGTCGGGATGCGGTTCAGGCGGGTACCGCCCAGCATCGTCGTCACGGGGCGCATCAGTGCGGCCAAGGCCGGGCTGCCCCTGCCGATCAACGATTTGGAAGCGCACTATCTGGCCGGTGGAGACGTGGTCCGGGTCGTCACGGCCCTCATTTCAGCGGACAAGGCCAACATCCCCCTGCCTTTCAATCGTGCCGCCGCCATCGATTTGGCCGGGCGCGACATCGTGGAGGCGGTCAAGATGTCGGTCACCCCTAAGGTCATCGAGACGCCCAAAATAGCCGCCGTGGCCAAGGACGGGATCCAGCTCATCGCGGTCTCGCGCGTGACCGTCCGCACCAACCTCGACCGTCTGGTGGGCGGCGCGGGGGAAGAAACTATCATTGCGCGCGTCGGGGAGGGCATGGTCAGCACCATCGGTTCTGCGGCGACGCACAAGGATGTGCTGGAAAATCCGGATCACATCTCCAAACATATTTTGGCAAAGGGGCTGGATTCGGGGACCGCCTATGAGATCCTCTCGATTGACATTGCGGATGTGGACGTCGGCGAGAACATCGGCGCCAAACTGCAAATCGACCAAGCCAATGCCGACAAGCAAATCGCGCAGGCCAAAGCCGAGGAGCGACGCGCCATGGCGGTTGCTTTGGAGCAGGAAATGCGGGCCCGGGTGGTTGAGGCGGAGGCCGAAGTGCCACGCGCCATGGCGGAGGCTTTTCGCCAGGGAAATCTCGGCATCATGGACTACTACAAGATGAAAAATGTGCAGGCCGATACGGCCATGCGCGATGCCATCGCCGGCACGGATGAAAAGCCCGATAGGACCCCGAAAAAATAA
- a CDS encoding UPF0182 family protein produces MGRWKKWLIAFVALIAALVIAYVVLNFVFVNFFVDLYWYGALGYTGVLLLKLTYKYLIFVGATLFFFLVIFLNFWVASRYLGCTLAGECKPEATKTGKLIQAFRSGSLKVYAPLSVILAIPLAIPLHKQWESTLLYVFGPNAGIRDPIYGIDVSYYLFSLPIYNLLQNRLIITLLLLFVGLAILYYIERRMLAVEHKPLYKAAKIHLSVVILLAFLVQAWGYILERHMLVYNTNNQPLFYGPGYTEMTVLLPLIWLSAIFFLAMAVSLIVFVHTDKGIYSLAIFAVLFALSHAARTWDFLPDTVEKYLVKPNEIARQAPYIRNAVISTLGAYNLTHVESRDYGRMENLRSLTDPELRTDLENIPLWDRELLMDVFQEVQVIRPYYQFTDIDVARYTVNDLTYQVYLAAREINLNKLPQPAQNWINMHLKYTHGFAPVMVPAAQAGEERMQWFIHQMPPVSSYGFSIKEPSIYFGAGDYEYAIAPNDSREFHYPGDLEEVLVDYKGTGGVSVNSLFKKALFAVYFKDRNIFFTTKTNSGSRILFRRNIQERISTLTPFIRLDEDPYLVVTDDVMYWIQDAYTLSKWYPQGAPYDQEFNYIRNSIKITVDAYNGSVKYYLVDAKDPIARAYQRMYPGLIKPMEEMPEKLRKQIRYPQKLFEIQMKMYSKYHQTNPETFYKDEDRWQFAELVHEDRLIRMQPYYLTLDLIEHNKPEFILVTPMLPNNRENLRALALAGCDGDNYGRIIVYLFPRGSQVYGPSQMNALIDQNTTIAEIITLWDQLGSEVKRGKMIIFPLGKHILYIQPLYLEASGPLKIPQLKRVIVSAEESVVVDTSLERAFDRLNKLIEEQKPREVIVPLPEGSPDQSDEVLPLPPEPAQKTDLVPEPTESIEGVPDHTDHQITDNG; encoded by the coding sequence ATGGGGCGCTGGAAGAAATGGCTTATAGCGTTTGTGGCCCTGATTGCGGCATTGGTCATTGCGTATGTGGTGTTGAACTTTGTTTTTGTTAATTTTTTCGTAGATCTTTACTGGTACGGCGCACTCGGTTACACCGGCGTGCTGCTCCTCAAATTGACTTACAAGTACTTGATATTCGTGGGGGCGACGCTGTTTTTTTTTCTGGTCATCTTTCTCAATTTTTGGGTGGCCTCAAGATACTTGGGCTGCACCCTCGCGGGCGAGTGCAAACCTGAGGCAACAAAAACAGGAAAATTGATTCAGGCCTTTCGCTCCGGTTCATTGAAGGTGTATGCCCCGCTTTCGGTGATCCTTGCAATCCCTCTGGCCATCCCGCTTCATAAACAGTGGGAGTCCACACTACTATACGTATTCGGGCCCAACGCCGGAATCAGAGACCCGATTTACGGCATCGATGTCAGTTATTACCTGTTTTCCCTCCCGATCTATAACCTTCTTCAGAATCGCCTGATTATAACGTTATTGCTCCTTTTTGTGGGCCTGGCTATTCTTTACTACATAGAACGCCGCATGCTGGCTGTGGAACACAAGCCGTTGTACAAGGCTGCAAAAATTCATCTTTCGGTTGTGATATTGCTGGCATTTCTGGTTCAGGCTTGGGGGTACATCCTCGAAAGACACATGTTGGTTTACAACACTAACAATCAACCCCTATTTTATGGTCCCGGCTATACCGAAATGACCGTCTTGCTGCCGCTGATATGGCTTTCGGCGATATTTTTCCTGGCCATGGCGGTCTCGCTGATCGTTTTTGTCCACACTGACAAGGGGATTTATTCGCTTGCCATTTTTGCGGTATTGTTTGCCCTCAGCCATGCGGCCAGAACGTGGGATTTTTTACCGGACACGGTTGAAAAATATCTTGTCAAGCCCAATGAGATTGCCCGCCAAGCCCCGTACATTCGAAACGCGGTGATATCAACACTGGGTGCCTATAATCTGACCCATGTTGAAAGTCGCGATTACGGCAGAATGGAAAACCTTCGAAGCCTCACCGATCCGGAACTCAGAACGGACCTAGAAAACATTCCTCTCTGGGACAGGGAACTGCTCATGGATGTTTTCCAGGAGGTGCAGGTAATTCGCCCTTACTATCAATTCACCGATATCGATGTGGCGCGTTATACCGTTAACGACCTTACGTATCAAGTTTACCTGGCCGCACGTGAAATCAACTTGAACAAGCTTCCCCAACCGGCTCAAAACTGGATCAACATGCACCTCAAGTACACCCATGGATTCGCACCGGTTATGGTTCCTGCGGCGCAAGCGGGCGAAGAAAGAATGCAATGGTTTATCCATCAAATGCCGCCGGTATCCTCTTACGGCTTTTCGATCAAAGAACCCAGCATTTATTTCGGCGCGGGTGATTACGAGTATGCCATCGCTCCCAATGACAGCCGAGAATTTCACTATCCCGGTGACTTGGAAGAGGTTTTAGTCGACTACAAAGGCACCGGCGGGGTATCCGTCAACTCTTTGTTTAAAAAGGCATTATTTGCCGTCTACTTCAAGGACAGGAATATCTTCTTTACCACCAAAACCAATTCAGGAAGTCGCATTCTATTCAGAAGAAATATTCAGGAGCGTATCAGTACTTTGACGCCGTTCATTCGGCTCGATGAAGATCCGTACCTGGTGGTTACTGATGATGTTATGTACTGGATTCAGGACGCCTATACGCTGAGTAAGTGGTACCCCCAGGGGGCCCCCTACGACCAGGAATTCAATTATATCCGAAATTCGATCAAGATCACCGTGGACGCTTATAACGGTTCCGTAAAATACTATCTCGTGGACGCCAAGGACCCGATCGCGCGCGCCTATCAGCGGATGTATCCCGGCCTCATCAAACCAATGGAGGAAATGCCCGAAAAATTACGCAAACAGATACGGTATCCCCAAAAGCTGTTTGAAATCCAAATGAAAATGTATTCAAAATATCACCAGACCAACCCGGAAACATTTTACAAGGATGAGGACCGATGGCAATTCGCGGAGCTTGTCCACGAAGACCGTTTAATCCGCATGCAGCCCTATTACCTGACCCTGGATCTCATCGAGCACAACAAGCCGGAATTTATTCTGGTTACCCCCATGCTTCCCAATAACCGCGAAAACCTGCGGGCACTGGCCCTTGCCGGATGCGACGGGGACAACTACGGGCGGATTATCGTCTATTTGTTTCCGCGGGGATCTCAGGTGTATGGCCCCTCCCAGATGAATGCCCTCATCGATCAAAATACCACCATTGCCGAAATTATCACTTTATGGGATCAGCTGGGATCGGAGGTCAAGCGGGGCAAAATGATTATTTTCCCCCTTGGCAAACATATCCTCTACATTCAGCCCCTATATCTCGAGGCAAGCGGGCCCCTTAAAATTCCTCAACTGAAACGGGTGATTGTCAGTGCAGAAGAAAGCGTGGTGGTTGACACCTCGTTGGAAAGAGCCTTTGATCGTCTCAACAAACTCATAGAGGAACAAAAACCCCGGGAGGTCATTGTCCCGTTGCCGGAGGGTTCACCAGATCAAAGCGATGAGGTGCTGCCGTTACCACCCGAACCCGCCCAAAAAACGGATCTCGTTCCTGAACCAACTGAATCCATCGAGGGAGTCCCGGATCATACAGATCACCAGATAACAGACAACGGATAA
- a CDS encoding acyltransferase domain-containing protein translates to MKKTVFLYSGEGTHSSQTRFTLLKQSPRWAEIESILRAQMDLELEPLWEREIGRHRCPYSPLLTVVSQICLADIWCRWGYHPDVVIGHSTGELAAAYQAGFHTLEEVLLLAYGIGEAAANLDGVMAHGRVSEARLGDLPVGPSSFNFKVENGRHVTLSGYAGEMEEFLRKYPDFVRMKLPHPWHHPDYRRFADRLPRFPSAAVGGPAFLSGVTTRFETRLADDYWHEWLVKPIDFIRAMQALKDNHQDAPIDFIEIGFHPVLEKCCQIFDDHTYVSSMFRGEDDAGWILFQRKKLDQNVFLKSLQKALAAFKPELDFTAPLAYQGLGSLEFAELSVLLQPYFPSLAPQDFYRHKTINHLIGHFGLRKAVEPAGRETLRKNPVVISGMSCRFPSSVETLTQFWDMLVSREDQVRHVAARGGAEGGYLADAVTRFDHRYFNIPSAEARTLDPQQILALELTEMLWKDAGIDPETLDKNRVGVYLGVWNQEYGGDRSSVFYPTGVNPSIIAARISYHYDLRGPSWVSNTACASSLVAVHYALKDIEAGRVDYAIAGGVNMLLSDAFTGSMRNSGFLSRDNRCKAFDDAANGYVRAEGGGLVLLVNKELVDAYYAEILGSAINQNGRRSQVITAPHPEAQEELILAACRDAGISPREISYVECHGTGTKLGDPIEISAIKNTIARDRKDTCYVGSVKTNIGHLESAAGIAGLLKAVASLYHGIIPPNLHFHHPNPYIDFESHLIRVVSEETPIDHRALIGVSSFGFGGSNAHLIVRGADASVRKEIRPLEIPFDRESAAPLNDYLQLQTPDPALGATGGGNKGGAAEKALSREDIDALVRDLFSQLTNIDEIHPDIALTDQGLSSLSGTELITMLEAALHVEIGPEILFEYPLKDQFVDQLCTLAAGAPDINPKTAAKGEAHGIN, encoded by the coding sequence ATGAAAAAAACCGTATTTCTATATTCGGGTGAAGGAACCCATAGCAGTCAAACCCGTTTCACGCTTTTGAAACAATCGCCGCGCTGGGCCGAAATTGAAAGTATTCTGCGCGCACAAATGGATCTGGAACTGGAGCCGCTCTGGGAGCGGGAAATCGGCAGGCATCGATGCCCCTACAGCCCTTTGCTGACCGTGGTGTCCCAGATTTGTCTGGCCGATATCTGGTGCCGCTGGGGTTACCACCCGGATGTGGTCATCGGCCACAGCACCGGGGAACTGGCGGCAGCCTACCAGGCCGGTTTCCATACGCTGGAAGAAGTGCTGCTGCTGGCCTATGGGATCGGCGAGGCGGCTGCCAACCTCGATGGGGTGATGGCCCATGGCCGGGTATCCGAGGCGCGCCTTGGGGACCTGCCGGTGGGTCCTTCCTCGTTCAATTTCAAGGTCGAAAACGGGCGGCATGTCACCCTCTCCGGCTATGCCGGCGAGATGGAGGAATTTCTCCGGAAATACCCAGATTTTGTGAGAATGAAACTGCCCCACCCCTGGCACCACCCGGATTACCGACGCTTTGCCGACCGGCTGCCCCGTTTCCCATCGGCTGCGGTGGGGGGACCTGCTTTCTTATCGGGGGTCACCACGCGGTTTGAAACCCGCCTCGCGGATGACTACTGGCACGAGTGGCTGGTCAAGCCCATCGATTTCATTCGGGCCATGCAGGCCCTCAAGGACAACCACCAGGACGCCCCCATCGATTTCATCGAAATCGGTTTTCACCCGGTGCTGGAAAAGTGCTGCCAGATTTTCGATGACCATACCTACGTTTCCTCCATGTTCCGCGGCGAGGATGACGCCGGCTGGATTCTATTTCAGAGGAAAAAACTGGATCAGAATGTTTTTTTGAAAAGCCTCCAAAAGGCCCTCGCCGCATTCAAGCCGGAGCTGGATTTCACTGCGCCGCTGGCCTACCAGGGGCTGGGCTCCCTGGAATTTGCCGAACTATCCGTGCTATTGCAGCCCTATTTTCCTTCACTTGCCCCCCAGGATTTCTATCGCCATAAAACAATCAACCACCTGATCGGCCACTTCGGCCTGAGGAAGGCGGTTGAGCCGGCGGGCAGGGAAACACTGCGCAAAAACCCGGTGGTGATTTCCGGGATGAGCTGCCGTTTCCCGTCCAGCGTGGAGACCCTGACCCAGTTCTGGGATATGCTGGTCAGCCGGGAAGACCAGGTGCGGCATGTGGCCGCCAGGGGGGGCGCGGAAGGGGGCTATCTGGCGGATGCCGTCACCCGCTTCGATCATCGCTACTTCAACATCCCTTCGGCCGAAGCGCGCACCCTGGATCCCCAGCAGATCCTTGCCCTGGAGTTGACCGAAATGCTCTGGAAGGATGCCGGCATAGATCCCGAAACCCTGGACAAGAACCGGGTCGGTGTCTATCTCGGGGTCTGGAACCAGGAGTACGGGGGGGATAGAAGCTCCGTTTTCTACCCAACTGGGGTCAATCCGAGCATTATCGCCGCCAGAATCAGCTACCACTACGATCTGAGGGGGCCGAGCTGGGTTTCCAACACCGCCTGCGCCTCCTCACTGGTGGCGGTCCACTACGCCCTCAAGGATATCGAGGCCGGCCGGGTGGACTACGCCATCGCCGGCGGCGTCAACATGCTGCTGAGCGACGCGTTTACCGGCAGCATGCGAAACTCCGGATTCCTCTCCCGGGACAACCGCTGCAAGGCGTTCGACGACGCCGCCAACGGGTATGTGCGCGCCGAGGGCGGCGGCCTGGTGCTGCTGGTCAACAAAGAGCTGGTCGACGCCTACTACGCCGAAATCCTCGGGTCCGCCATCAACCAGAACGGCCGCCGCTCCCAGGTGATCACCGCACCCCATCCCGAAGCCCAGGAGGAGCTGATTTTGGCCGCCTGCCGTGACGCGGGGATAAGCCCCCGGGAGATCTCCTACGTCGAATGTCACGGGACCGGTACGAAGCTCGGGGACCCCATCGAAATTTCGGCCATCAAAAACACCATCGCCCGGGACAGAAAAGACACCTGCTACGTCGGCTCGGTCAAAACCAATATCGGTCATCTGGAATCCGCCGCCGGCATCGCCGGGCTGCTCAAAGCGGTGGCCAGCCTGTACCACGGCATCATCCCCCCCAATCTGCATTTTCATCATCCCAACCCATACATCGACTTCGAATCCCATTTGATCCGGGTGGTTTCCGAAGAAACTCCCATCGACCATCGGGCACTCATCGGTGTCAGCAGTTTCGGCTTTGGCGGCAGCAACGCGCATCTCATCGTCAGGGGGGCGGACGCATCGGTTCGCAAGGAAATCCGTCCCCTGGAAATCCCCTTTGACCGGGAAAGCGCCGCCCCTCTGAACGATTACCTCCAGCTTCAGACGCCGGACCCCGCGCTGGGCGCCACCGGGGGGGGAAACAAAGGCGGGGCCGCGGAAAAGGCCCTTAGCCGCGAAGATATCGACGCCCTGGTGCGGGACCTTTTTTCCCAATTGACCAATATCGATGAGATCCACCCGGACATCGCCCTGACCGATCAGGGCCTGAGCTCCCTGAGCGGCACGGAACTGATCACCATGCTGGAAGCAGCGTTGCACGTCGAGATCGGGCCGGAAATCCTTTTCGAGTATCCGTTGAAAGATCAGTTTGTCGATCAGCTTTGCACCTTGGCCGCCGGCGCCCCTGACATCAACCCGAAGACTGCTGCAAAGGGTGAAGCCCATGGAATCAATTAA
- a CDS encoding cobalamin-independent methionine synthase II family protein: MESIKTTHVGSLPRPQEMIAKILRKQAFAKEDLRRYVKSVVEKQLQLGISYINNGEMPRLDYVNATVTRISGFGGQASAPMPRDLEELPELSGRFGGRNGLITLNPKAPVTLPTCSGPLTYSGEASLREELDMLAAVYAEIKPSYPEAPAGLFFTAPSPGTVALFLENSYYPNYEVYLEALGAVLKTEYDIIRSYGFHLQIDCPDLAMGRHTRFKDVSEAEFLATVDTNVRVLNQALAAVDPALCRVHICWGNYPGTHHCDIDLRSIFKPITALNARYISLEASNHRHAHEWAVFAELPFPEDKVLMPGVIDTSSNTVEHPDLVAQRISNFAQILGPHRVVASTDCGFATTASAASVSGEVAWLKLASLVEGARRASVKLC; encoded by the coding sequence ATGGAATCAATTAAAACAACGCATGTGGGCTCTTTGCCGCGCCCCCAGGAGATGATCGCCAAAATCCTGCGAAAGCAGGCCTTCGCAAAGGAGGATTTGAGACGCTACGTCAAGAGTGTTGTGGAAAAACAGCTGCAGCTGGGAATATCCTACATCAACAACGGCGAGATGCCCCGGCTGGACTACGTGAACGCCACCGTCACCCGCATTTCGGGTTTCGGCGGCCAGGCATCGGCGCCCATGCCGCGGGATCTGGAGGAGCTGCCCGAATTGTCCGGCCGCTTCGGTGGCCGCAACGGGTTGATCACCCTCAATCCCAAAGCGCCGGTCACGCTGCCGACGTGCTCCGGGCCGTTAACCTATTCCGGCGAGGCCTCCCTGCGGGAGGAGTTGGACATGCTGGCCGCGGTTTACGCTGAAATCAAGCCGTCCTATCCTGAGGCGCCCGCAGGGCTTTTTTTCACCGCGCCGTCCCCCGGGACCGTGGCGCTTTTTCTGGAAAACAGCTACTACCCGAATTACGAAGTGTATTTGGAAGCCCTGGGGGCGGTGTTGAAGACAGAGTATGACATCATCCGCAGCTACGGTTTCCACCTCCAGATTGACTGCCCGGACCTCGCCATGGGGCGCCACACGCGTTTCAAAGACGTCAGCGAAGCCGAATTCCTGGCAACCGTTGACACGAACGTCCGCGTCTTGAACCAGGCCCTGGCCGCAGTCGATCCGGCCCTTTGCCGGGTGCACATCTGCTGGGGCAACTATCCCGGGACGCATCACTGCGACATCGACCTAAGGTCTATCTTCAAGCCCATCACGGCCCTGAACGCCAGGTACATTTCTCTGGAGGCCAGCAATCATCGGCACGCCCACGAGTGGGCCGTGTTCGCCGAATTGCCTTTCCCCGAAGACAAGGTGCTGATGCCGGGGGTCATCGATACCAGCTCCAACACGGTGGAGCACCCCGATCTGGTGGCCCAACGGATCTCCAATTTCGCGCAAATTCTCGGCCCGCACCGGGTGGTCGCCTCAACCGATTGCGGCTTTGCCACGACCGCATCCGCAGCCAGCGTTTCCGGCGAAGTGGCCTGGCTGAAACTCGCCTCCCTGGTGGAGGGGGCCAGGCGCGCAAGCGTGAAACTGTGCTGA
- a CDS encoding FAD-dependent oxidoreductase, whose translation MNQTSGQRPGVRVANFSKIALPGEHRLDFDSQDVATTVRTLRRYADLPYVFVAGKENSGTIAELLPALKAIRSACYPYAVLLTGGAALDFDDPELDIVPVGGEDPQTVQERIDRYAAARFSFDVNQLRIRNSSPLPTRVDVAIVGAGITGLYAADRLRKAGLSVCILEKSDAVGGIWTRYANHTSRVNSSECAYRLLEKKTRSNRDHSATWEILTDVARLARQVLRELYTETEVTGIEAAGDRYRIRLSRGGDEAVLESKGVILAINDRVGTPREVTWPNQAVFRGKLVAGMSDQTAGIDWRDKNVVVIGMGAFAVENTRTALEGGARHVTVVSRRHGTVCPKIVDYLNFITPYDETFQHDKKSNFLNMMYWKKTYELSGATQPECWMAKIKHPGHTISVSDIWFVGHYLKKIETVTGEISGMTESGVTVDGRRHIPADIVVNTVGFERNTPAARALSGSGEIYNTNYLAKDFMYLADAYIDDEAFNSLFGSSVLEMVKFYLEVFVMFFDSPEYDAMVKTEGVEKLPIGERKWSDYIAGAMALIRKYPDIQAVAKRQVAQRTQNFLQAHDLETYVAANKREWIDTHAMLAGRPLTEAECLPYVFEKLVKKQGLR comes from the coding sequence ATGAACCAGACATCGGGTCAAAGGCCCGGCGTTCGCGTGGCCAATTTCTCGAAAATAGCGTTGCCGGGTGAGCACCGCTTGGATTTCGACTCCCAGGACGTCGCGACCACCGTTCGCACACTCAGAAGATATGCCGACCTGCCCTACGTGTTCGTCGCAGGAAAGGAAAACAGCGGCACCATCGCCGAATTGCTGCCGGCCTTGAAGGCGATCCGCTCCGCCTGCTACCCCTATGCCGTCTTACTGACGGGCGGCGCTGCCCTGGATTTCGATGACCCGGAGCTGGACATCGTCCCCGTCGGCGGCGAGGATCCGCAAACGGTTCAGGAGCGCATCGACCGCTACGCCGCGGCCAGGTTCAGTTTTGACGTCAACCAGCTCCGGATACGGAATTCCAGCCCTCTGCCCACCCGGGTGGATGTGGCCATTGTGGGCGCCGGCATAACCGGCCTTTACGCCGCCGACAGGTTACGCAAGGCCGGCCTTTCCGTCTGCATTTTGGAAAAAAGCGATGCGGTGGGGGGGATCTGGACCCGCTACGCCAACCACACCTCCAGGGTCAACTCCTCTGAATGCGCCTACCGCCTGCTGGAGAAAAAAACCAGGTCCAACCGCGATCACTCGGCCACCTGGGAGATCCTGACAGATGTCGCCCGGCTGGCCCGGCAGGTGTTGCGTGAACTCTACACCGAGACCGAGGTGACCGGAATTGAAGCGGCTGGCGATCGCTATCGCATCCGGTTGAGCCGAGGGGGAGATGAAGCTGTCCTGGAGAGCAAGGGGGTCATTCTGGCGATCAACGACCGGGTGGGGACACCCCGCGAGGTGACCTGGCCGAATCAGGCGGTGTTTCGGGGGAAACTGGTTGCCGGGATGTCCGATCAGACGGCGGGGATCGATTGGCGCGACAAGAATGTGGTCGTCATCGGCATGGGCGCCTTTGCGGTTGAAAACACCCGCACGGCGCTGGAGGGTGGCGCGCGCCACGTGACCGTGGTGAGCCGCCGGCATGGCACCGTTTGTCCGAAAATTGTCGATTACCTCAATTTCATCACCCCTTACGACGAGACCTTCCAACACGACAAAAAAAGCAATTTTTTGAACATGATGTACTGGAAGAAAACCTATGAGCTGAGCGGGGCCACCCAGCCCGAGTGCTGGATGGCCAAGATCAAGCACCCCGGGCACACCATCAGCGTGTCGGACATCTGGTTTGTGGGGCATTACCTCAAAAAGATCGAAACGGTCACCGGTGAGATCAGCGGCATGACTGAAAGCGGCGTCACCGTCGACGGCCGGCGCCACATCCCGGCGGATATCGTCGTAAACACCGTCGGCTTCGAGCGCAATACCCCGGCTGCCCGGGCGCTGAGCGGCTCTGGTGAAATCTACAACACCAACTATCTGGCCAAAGACTTCATGTACCTGGCGGATGCCTACATCGACGACGAGGCCTTCAATTCCCTGTTCGGCTCCAGCGTCCTGGAGATGGTGAAGTTCTACCTCGAGGTGTTTGTGATGTTCTTCGACAGCCCGGAATACGACGCCATGGTCAAGACCGAGGGAGTGGAAAAGCTACCCATCGGGGAAAGAAAATGGTCCGACTACATCGCGGGTGCCATGGCCCTGATCCGAAAGTACCCCGATATCCAGGCCGTCGCCAAAAGACAAGTCGCCCAGAGGACGCAAAATTTCCTGCAGGCCCATGACCTCGAGACCTACGTCGCAGCCAATAAAAGAGAGTGGATCGATACCCACGCGATGCTCGCCGGCAGACCCCTGACGGAGGCGGAGTGTCTGCCCTACGTTTTCGAGAAGCTGGTGAAAAAGCAAGGTTTGCGGTAA
- a CDS encoding DUF1214 domain-containing protein, translating into MGGSCHEITFGPRQEPPVNAFWSLTLYNERLFLNPNPLKRYALGSRDQNLQRNADGSLTLYVGEK; encoded by the coding sequence ATGGGCGGCAGCTGTCACGAGATCACCTTCGGACCGAGGCAGGAACCGCCGGTCAACGCCTTCTGGTCGCTCACGCTTTACAACGAGCGCCTCTTCCTCAACCCCAACCCTCTCAAGCGTTACGCCCTGGGCAGCAGGGACCAAAACCTCCAGCGCAATGCCGACGGCTCGCTCACCCTGTACGTGGGGGAAAAATAA